Proteins encoded in a region of the Candidatus Neomarinimicrobiota bacterium genome:
- a CDS encoding anaerobic sulfatase maturase → MKNIKSISMIIKPADSLCNMKCKYCFYLGKESIFNQSTNYKMDMSVVETLLIRIASSENISKIFFIWQGGEPTLMGIDFYKNVIKLQKKYLKNKSVENAIQTNGILLNDLWCQFLKDNNILVGISIDGPEKFHNKYRKLKSGVGSFKDVMNAIELLNKHSVEFNTLTCINRQNSRYPVEIYNFLKDIGSKYMQFIPIVERKKFDLKIDEFKYKEDDVFEYSVQPLQYGKFMSEIFDQWVKKDVGSYFVRLFDVTLQAWIGLEPGLCIFQKSCSSSPVIEHNGDVFVCDHFVYPTFRIGNILKKNFNFEYLYKKLENFGNIKQNVPELCKKCDYYFICHGGCIKHRFKRTPDGEIGLNYLCEGYRYFFKHVTPYMNFMAQEIINGRPAYNIINFLNKTGTKPQKKVGRNDPCPCGSGKKYKNCCMRK, encoded by the coding sequence GTGAAAAATATTAAGTCCATTTCCATGATCATAAAACCTGCCGACTCTCTATGCAATATGAAGTGTAAATACTGCTTTTATCTGGGGAAAGAAAGCATTTTTAATCAAAGTACAAATTATAAAATGGACATGAGCGTTGTTGAAACCCTATTAATAAGAATTGCCTCTAGCGAGAATATTTCAAAAATATTTTTTATATGGCAGGGAGGGGAACCAACTCTTATGGGTATAGATTTTTATAAAAATGTTATTAAACTACAGAAGAAATACTTAAAGAATAAGAGCGTCGAAAACGCTATACAAACAAACGGAATACTTCTAAATGATCTGTGGTGCCAATTCTTAAAAGATAATAATATCCTTGTAGGAATTTCGATTGATGGACCTGAAAAATTTCACAATAAATACAGGAAATTAAAAAGTGGAGTAGGGAGCTTTAAAGATGTTATGAATGCTATAGAGCTTTTAAACAAACACTCTGTGGAATTTAACACGCTAACCTGCATAAACAGGCAAAATTCCAGATACCCAGTAGAAATATATAATTTTTTGAAGGATATAGGCAGCAAATATATGCAATTTATCCCAATAGTGGAACGTAAAAAGTTTGATCTAAAAATCGATGAGTTCAAATACAAAGAGGATGATGTTTTTGAATACTCTGTCCAGCCATTACAATATGGTAAATTTATGTCGGAAATCTTCGACCAGTGGGTTAAAAAAGATGTTGGATCATACTTTGTTCGCCTCTTTGATGTTACATTACAGGCTTGGATTGGTCTCGAACCGGGCTTATGCATCTTTCAGAAATCATGCAGTTCATCACCTGTAATAGAGCATAACGGTGATGTTTTTGTTTGTGACCATTTTGTATATCCCACTTTCAGAATAGGTAATATTTTGAAGAAAAACTTTAATTTTGAATACCTCTATAAAAAACTGGAAAATTTTGGAAATATAAAACAAAATGTTCCAGAACTTTGCAAAAAATGCGATTATTACTTCATCTGCCATGGTGGATGTATAAAACACCGATTTAAAAGAACTCCCGATGGTGAGATTGGGTTAAACTACTTATGTGAAGGTTATAGATATTTTTTTAAACATGTCACCCCTTACATGAATTTTATGGCACAAGAAATTATTAATGGACGACCTGCATATAATATCATAAATTTCTTAAATAAAACAGGCACTAAGCCTCAGAAAAAGGTTGGTAGAAATGATCCGTGTCCTTGTGGGAGTGGTAAAAAATATAAAAATTGCTGTATGAGAAAATAA
- a CDS encoding serine/threonine-protein phosphatase, with product MKNAGDNFLLAVADGMGGHACGEVASNTIIEVFEIHGDTIFNFFSKTDLESALNHILLKGLERLKEIVLKKQSCYGMGTTLAVSVINEGKLFISHIGDSRVYHFRDGKVLYKTKDDTVAQNMVDRGLLSEKELKYDTRSHILTKCIGGFDFYNIKLELEYASDLKIGDSVLLCSDGLTDMVEEMDIFWVIADKNRHVPEKVDKLLDMALANGGHDNVSIILAECKE from the coding sequence GTGAAAAATGCGGGAGATAACTTTCTCCTTGCAGTTGCAGATGGAATGGGTGGGCATGCTTGTGGTGAGGTAGCAAGCAATACCATAATAGAGGTTTTTGAAATACATGGTGATACAATTTTTAATTTTTTTTCAAAGACCGACCTGGAAAGTGCTTTAAATCATATTTTATTAAAAGGTTTAGAAAGACTTAAGGAAATAGTTCTTAAAAAGCAATCGTGTTATGGAATGGGTACTACATTGGCAGTATCAGTTATAAATGAAGGAAAATTATTTATATCTCATATTGGTGATTCAAGAGTGTACCATTTTCGTGATGGTAAGGTTCTTTATAAAACCAAGGATGATACAGTAGCCCAAAATATGGTGGATAGGGGATTATTATCAGAAAAAGAACTTAAGTATGATACGAGAAGCCATATATTAACTAAATGTATTGGAGGTTTTGATTTTTATAATATAAAATTGGAATTAGAATATGCATCTGATCTAAAGATAGGCGATTCAGTGCTTCTCTGTTCCGATGGGTTGACAGATATGGTCGAAGAGATGGATATATTTTGGGTAATTGCAGACAAGAATAGGCATGTTCCAGAGAAAGTGGATAAGTTGCTTGATATGGCATTAGCAAATGGTGGCCACGATAACGTTTCAATAATTCTGGCTGAATGTAAAGAGTAG
- a CDS encoding adenine nucleotide alpha hydrolase family protein — protein MMKCTICKKEAHFRIPRHNVKFCKLHFDEYVLNQVKRAIKHFNMFNKNERIGVAVSGGKDSIACIDILNRLGYDTVGIHINLGIVDFSEKSEKIVLKFSKSKNIPIYTYLMRELFGLSIIEIGKPFSQKICSVCGKLKRYYLSKIAKEIGVDVIVTGHNLDDVSATLLGNLLFSNVQYLARQYPVIPAENNNPKKAKPLVRLTDQETKLYLELRGIEYVRDTCPLSKGANSLYYKEALNNLESHFKSIKAHFYFSYLDKIQPLLENKLESSFGKSSCKICGEKTSSKTSICFVCSIKSKLLKNRG, from the coding sequence ATGATGAAATGTACTATATGTAAAAAAGAGGCACATTTCAGAATACCAAGACATAATGTAAAATTCTGCAAGTTGCATTTCGATGAATATGTTTTAAATCAAGTGAAAAGGGCTATAAAACATTTTAATATGTTCAATAAAAATGAAAGGATTGGTGTTGCAGTATCAGGTGGAAAAGATAGTATTGCCTGTATCGATATCTTAAATAGACTTGGTTATGATACTGTTGGAATCCATATAAATCTTGGAATTGTTGACTTCTCAGAGAAATCTGAGAAAATAGTTTTGAAATTTTCAAAATCAAAAAATATCCCAATTTATACCTACTTAATGCGTGAGCTATTCGGCTTGTCCATTATAGAGATTGGCAAACCATTCTCACAAAAGATATGCTCTGTGTGTGGAAAGCTCAAACGCTATTATCTATCAAAAATTGCAAAAGAAATCGGAGTCGATGTTATAGTCACTGGACACAACCTGGATGATGTTAGTGCCACTTTACTTGGTAACTTATTATTTTCAAATGTGCAATATCTAGCCCGGCAATATCCGGTAATTCCTGCTGAAAACAACAATCCAAAGAAGGCAAAGCCATTGGTAAGACTAACCGATCAGGAAACAAAACTATACTTAGAATTACGCGGCATAGAATATGTTAGGGATACATGCCCCCTCTCTAAAGGAGCAAATAGTCTGTATTATAAAGAAGCACTAAACAACCTTGAAAGCCACTTTAAAAGTATAAAAGCTCATTTTTATTTTAGCTACCTTGATAAAATCCAACCATTATTAGAAAATAAGTTAGAAAGTTCATTTGGGAAAAGTAGCTGTAAAATTTGTGGTGAAAAGACATCATCAAAAACATCCATATGCTTTGTATGCAGTATAAAAAGTAAATTATTGAAAAATCGAGGTTAA
- a CDS encoding arylamine N-acetyltransferase, protein MGKVQIGPFLKDYNNAVIEFVKSEGIEQDLERFELARKILKRFSRFPYENLSKIIKLNRDFNGLPHRLPEEIIEDNLKYNLGGTCFSLTFFLKKIFDYFKFDTYIIMADMRYAKNSHTALILNYNGNKYLLDPGYLIFDPIPLDKEVKRTSILTQLLKYDENSDRYSLWTFDGKRMVFRYSFRDSPIAFEEFIFYWTDSFHWRTMHGICLTKMDNDRFIYFHNRYYKIIDKNKKEKGNIQTDIAGAIKSVFGIPTDIIFKAEKALAENLFYDKRLGLKVPKWVK, encoded by the coding sequence ATGGGAAAAGTGCAGATTGGCCCATTTTTAAAAGATTATAACAATGCTGTTATTGAGTTTGTAAAAAGCGAAGGAATAGAGCAAGATTTAGAAAGATTTGAGCTTGCTCGTAAAATTTTGAAGAGGTTTTCCAGATTTCCCTACGAGAATTTGAGTAAGATAATTAAGTTAAATAGAGATTTTAATGGCTTACCTCACCGACTGCCAGAGGAAATTATCGAAGATAATTTAAAATATAATCTAGGAGGAACATGCTTTTCTTTAACATTTTTCCTCAAAAAGATTTTTGATTATTTTAAGTTTGATACATACATAATTATGGCAGATATGAGATATGCTAAAAACTCCCATACTGCTCTAATATTGAATTATAATGGAAATAAATATCTTTTGGACCCGGGATATTTGATTTTTGATCCAATACCACTGGATAAAGAGGTGAAAAGAACTTCCATTCTAACCCAGCTTTTAAAATATGATGAAAATAGCGATCGATACTCTTTGTGGACTTTTGATGGGAAAAGAATGGTCTTCAGATATAGTTTTAGAGATAGCCCAATAGCTTTTGAAGAATTTATATTCTACTGGACCGATTCGTTTCATTGGCGTACTATGCATGGCATATGTTTAACCAAAATGGATAATGATAGATTTATATATTTTCATAATAGATACTATAAAATTATTGATAAAAATAAGAAGGAGAAAGGCAATATACAGACGGATATTGCTGGCGCCATTAAATCCGTCTTTGGGATTCCCACGGATATAATTTTTAAAGCAGAAAAGGCGCTTGCTGAAAACCTGTTTTATGATAAAAGGTTGGGTCTTAAGGTACCAAAGTGGGTAAAGTAA
- a CDS encoding DUF4416 family protein has product MPNLVKFFVGSLYVDENILKIAISELEDYFGKVDLFSEEFDFRVTDYYNREMGYGIKRKFFSFEKLFNPVDISTAKIFTNEVEKHYLANGKRKVNLDVGYMDYDKVVLASAKYCINKVYVGNGIYADLTLHYEKGNFTPYPWAFMDFKSLDYNKFFLKMREIYKRQMKEYKRLFSG; this is encoded by the coding sequence ATGCCAAATCTAGTCAAATTTTTTGTAGGTAGTTTATACGTTGATGAAAATATATTAAAAATTGCTATTTCTGAACTTGAAGATTATTTTGGAAAGGTTGATCTATTCAGCGAAGAATTTGATTTCAGAGTTACTGATTATTATAACAGAGAAATGGGTTACGGAATAAAGAGAAAATTTTTCTCTTTCGAAAAATTATTTAACCCCGTTGATATTTCAACGGCAAAGATTTTTACGAATGAAGTAGAAAAACACTATCTCGCAAATGGAAAAAGAAAGGTTAATCTGGATGTGGGTTATATGGATTATGACAAGGTGGTCCTGGCATCGGCAAAGTATTGTATAAATAAAGTATATGTTGGAAATGGTATTTATGCCGATTTAACACTTCATTATGAGAAAGGTAACTTTACCCCATATCCATGGGCATTTATGGATTTTAAGAGTTTAGATTATAATAAATTCTTTTTGAAGATGAGGGAGATTTATAAAAGACAGATGAAAGAATATAAAAGGTTATTTTCTGGTTAG
- a CDS encoding TrkH family potassium uptake protein, producing MNIRNIFGILGVLLISIGLILIAPLSISIINNDGAQSAFISTIIITLISGILLNILKIENPVIEKKEAISTVVIGWVLVSIAGALPFYFSGYFPGFLDSLFESVSGFTTTGASILSDIEKLPHSLLLWRSLTHWLGGMGIIIFVLIVLPLVNVGTRNLYNYESSSIAQERLTPRVALTARMLWFVYFSLTILETILLKICGISFFDSLLTAFGTIPTGGFSPRNLSIAAYNNVYVEIIVMIFMVLSGINFSFYLILVKPDKKFANFREIILFYLAFMLLCSFIVSVDLFRNVYGDWCKSLRYGFFQVISISTTTGFVTADYEKWSPVTHIVLLILMMIGACPGSTTGAIKNSRIIILFKSIYREVLHFLHPRMLKPIRLNNKVVDENTIKSAVTYIGLYFYFLLFAVLLMTLKGIDIRTAIYSVATTLGGVGPGLGLTGPMSNYLGLPAFCKYILIIAMLLGRLEFYSILVMFSPKFWKKF from the coding sequence ATGAATATCAGGAATATTTTTGGGATTCTCGGTGTTTTACTAATTAGCATTGGTTTGATTTTAATAGCACCCTTATCCATCTCAATAATTAATAACGATGGTGCTCAGTCCGCCTTTATTTCCACAATCATTATTACTCTAATCTCAGGTATACTTTTGAATATTTTAAAGATTGAAAATCCAGTTATTGAAAAGAAAGAGGCTATTTCGACAGTCGTAATTGGATGGGTGCTGGTATCTATCGCAGGTGCATTACCTTTTTATTTTTCAGGATATTTTCCCGGATTCCTAGACTCACTGTTTGAATCAGTTTCTGGATTTACTACCACGGGTGCCTCAATACTTTCTGATATAGAAAAATTGCCTCATAGCCTTCTTCTCTGGAGGAGTCTTACTCATTGGCTTGGTGGCATGGGGATTATTATATTTGTTCTAATTGTGCTTCCGCTTGTTAATGTAGGGACAAGAAATTTATACAATTACGAATCCTCATCAATAGCTCAGGAAAGACTGACTCCAAGGGTTGCGTTGACAGCGCGTATGTTATGGTTTGTATATTTTTCCTTAACGATATTGGAGACAATATTATTGAAGATATGCGGTATATCTTTTTTTGACTCTTTATTAACTGCCTTTGGGACAATCCCAACAGGCGGTTTTTCTCCTCGAAATTTGAGTATCGCAGCCTATAATAACGTATATGTAGAGATTATTGTCATGATCTTTATGGTACTTTCAGGGATAAACTTTTCTTTTTATCTAATACTTGTAAAACCTGATAAAAAGTTTGCTAATTTCAGAGAGATAATTCTGTTTTATCTTGCTTTTATGCTTTTATGTTCTTTTATTGTTTCGGTTGATCTCTTTAGAAATGTGTATGGTGACTGGTGCAAATCTCTGAGGTATGGATTCTTTCAGGTTATATCCATCAGTACCACCACGGGATTTGTAACAGCTGATTATGAGAAGTGGAGCCCTGTTACTCATATTGTATTATTAATTCTAATGATGATTGGTGCCTGTCCCGGTTCTACAACGGGTGCGATAAAAAATAGCCGGATTATTATTCTTTTTAAAAGCATTTATAGAGAGGTTCTTCATTTTCTCCATCCAAGAATGTTAAAACCAATAAGGTTGAATAATAAAGTTGTTGATGAAAACACAATTAAAAGCGCAGTGACGTACATTGGTCTTTATTTTTATTTTCTTTTATTTGCAGTATTATTGATGACCTTAAAAGGCATCGACATAAGGACAGCGATTTACTCGGTTGCTACTACTTTAGGAGGTGTCGGACCAGGTCTTGGGTTGACTGGGCCTATGTCGAATTATCTTGGGTTGCCAGCTTTTTGTAAATATATTCTGATAATAGCAATGCTTTTAGGAAGGCTTGAATTCTATTCAATATTAGTTATGTTCTCCCCAAAATTCTGGAAGAAATTTTAA
- the ade gene encoding adenine deaminase, producing the protein MDLKNIIQIARGDGKADILFKNGRFINVFSGKIEKNNIAVKNGYIIGFGDYEAIQEIDLKGKTLLPGFIDGHVHIESSMLSPLEFGKAVVVNGTTTVVADPHEIVNVMGEKGLEYMIESSKMDFIDIFFMLPSCVPATNMETNGGKFDVEHIKKWISHERILGLAEVMNYPGVVHGDDMVLNKINAAKKKIIDGHAPYLSGKELNAYILAGIKSDHECTKKEEALEKLERGMHIMIREGSAARNLEELIKIVNIRNHTNFSFVTDDRHPDFLIDYGHINTMVRRAIDLGIDPIISVKMASFNTAQYFRLYDRGAIAPGYIADLVIIDDMEKFNIIQVYKRGKLVAENGRIAFDYKEEIPDFKNTINIKSVNIDDIRVKAESRKINVIEIIPDQIITKRAIIEVEPVNGFLTSQPESDIVKLVVVERHHATGNIGIGFVKGLGLKRGAIASTVAHDSHNIIVVGISDEDILFAIEGIKKMGGGQIVVENGKIVESLPLPIAGLMSNQPLMKLREKSDNLNKISKKLGCKIDNPFMTLSFLALPVIPEIKLTDKGLVEVTRFKFIPLFVN; encoded by the coding sequence ATGGATCTAAAAAACATAATACAAATAGCAAGAGGTGACGGGAAAGCAGATATTTTATTTAAAAATGGAAGATTCATAAATGTTTTTTCAGGTAAAATTGAAAAAAATAACATAGCTGTAAAAAATGGATACATAATCGGTTTTGGAGATTATGAAGCTATACAAGAGATTGACTTAAAGGGCAAAACTCTATTGCCGGGTTTTATCGATGGGCATGTTCATATAGAAAGTTCAATGCTTTCCCCACTGGAGTTTGGAAAAGCAGTAGTAGTTAATGGAACAACAACTGTAGTAGCCGATCCTCACGAAATTGTGAACGTTATGGGTGAAAAGGGGCTGGAATATATGATAGAATCATCAAAAATGGATTTTATTGATATATTTTTCATGCTTCCATCCTGTGTTCCGGCTACAAATATGGAAACAAATGGAGGAAAATTCGATGTAGAACATATAAAGAAATGGATAAGCCACGAAAGAATATTAGGGCTTGCAGAAGTTATGAACTATCCAGGTGTTGTACATGGTGATGATATGGTATTAAACAAAATAAATGCTGCTAAAAAGAAAATTATCGATGGTCACGCACCATATCTATCTGGGAAAGAATTGAATGCTTACATACTGGCAGGTATAAAGTCCGACCACGAATGCACAAAGAAAGAAGAAGCATTGGAAAAACTTGAGAGGGGAATGCATATAATGATAAGAGAAGGTTCTGCAGCAAGAAATCTTGAAGAATTGATAAAAATTGTAAATATCAGAAACCATACAAATTTCAGCTTTGTCACCGATGACAGACATCCAGATTTTTTAATTGATTATGGTCATATTAACACAATGGTAAGAAGGGCTATCGACCTTGGCATTGATCCAATAATCTCCGTAAAAATGGCATCCTTCAACACAGCACAATATTTCAGATTATACGACCGAGGAGCTATAGCCCCCGGTTATATTGCAGATCTTGTTATTATTGATGATATGGAGAAGTTTAACATAATCCAGGTTTACAAAAGAGGAAAACTGGTAGCAGAAAATGGTAGAATCGCCTTTGACTATAAAGAAGAGATACCAGATTTTAAAAATACAATAAACATAAAATCGGTCAATATCGATGATATTAGAGTAAAAGCTGAAAGTAGGAAGATAAACGTGATCGAAATAATCCCTGATCAGATAATAACAAAAAGAGCGATTATTGAAGTTGAGCCTGTTAATGGTTTTCTTACATCTCAGCCAGAAAGCGATATTGTGAAACTTGTAGTCGTAGAAAGACATCATGCTACAGGTAACATTGGAATAGGCTTTGTAAAAGGACTTGGCTTAAAAAGAGGCGCAATAGCTTCTACTGTGGCACATGATTCACATAATATAATTGTAGTAGGAATAAGTGATGAAGACATTCTTTTTGCAATAGAGGGAATTAAAAAGATGGGGGGTGGACAGATAGTAGTAGAAAACGGGAAAATAGTAGAATCATTACCTTTACCAATTGCTGGGCTAATGAGCAACCAACCTCTAATGAAACTTAGAGAAAAAAGTGATAATCTCAATAAAATATCAAAAAAACTTGGTTGCAAGATTGATAATCCTTTCATGACTTTATCATTCCTTGCTTTACCGGTAATTCCAGAAATAAAGCTTACTGATAAAGGACTTGTAGAAGTAACCCGGTTTAAATTTATCCCTTTATTTGTAAATTAA